One window from the genome of Anticarsia gemmatalis isolate Benzon Research Colony breed Stoneville strain chromosome 8, ilAntGemm2 primary, whole genome shotgun sequence encodes:
- the LOC142974625 gene encoding uncharacterized protein LOC142974625, with translation MSTPVHLLDLKPEEFKRFLDSFDHVFSDCDGVVWGRTALPRVGEFFSLMKKHGKTVHFVSNNSVRSQQNYEDKFKEANIENGFENLTTPSLAIAEYLKDLNFDKTVYSVSCSETTRLIEAKGIKCRTGPELLTDEEFTSYSQDDPEVGAVVFDCDIRTNLAKMHRSVACLRRPDVLFLCGATDRHVVYKKGCPILGPAIFSDMVAVETKREPIILSKPSKTFGEFTLKRAGVKDPSRVLFIGDTIEQDIGLGKTMGFKTLMVLTTVSKEDMLSEQTTKPDYYADSLAHIVPLL, from the exons atgTCTACTCCTGTGCACTTGTTGGACTTGAAACCTGAAGAATTTAAGAGATTTTTAGACTCTTTCGATCATGTGTTCTCAGATTGTGATG GTGTCGTATGGGGAAGGACCGCATTACCACGTGTCGGAGAGTTCTTTAGCCTGATGAAGAAGCATGGGAAGACGGTCCACTTTGTATCAAATAACAGCGTTCGGTCACAGCAAAACTATGAAGATAAGTTTAAGGAAGCTAACATTGAGAATGGATTT GAAAACCTGACAACCCCGTCCTTAGCCATCGCTGAGTACTTAAAAGATCTTAACTTTGATAAGACAGTGTACAGCGTGTCGTGTTCCGAGACCACCAGGCTGATCGAGGCTAAGGGAATCAAATGTAGGACTGGG CCAGAACTACTAACAGATGAGGAGTTCACAAGTTACTCTCAAGACGACCCTGAGGTGGGAGCCGTGGTGTTTGACTGTGACATCAGGACCAACCTGGCCAAGATGCACCGCTCCGTCGCCTGTCTGAGGAGACCTGACGTGCTGTTCCTCTGTGGAGCCACTGATAGACATGTTGTGTATAAAAAAGGATGTCCCattttag GTCCCGCCATATTTTCGGACATGGTAGCAGTAGAAACGAAACGTGAGCCGATAATTTTGTCGAAGCCTAGCAAGACGTTTGGAGAGTTCACCTTAAAAAGAGCAGGCGTTAAAGACCCTAGCAGAGTTCTGTTTATTGGTGATAC GATTGAACAAGACATCGGGCTCGGTAAGACGATGGGCTTCAAGACACTGATGGTCTTAACTACAGTCTCCAAAGAGGACATGCTGTCTGAACAGACGACGAAACCGGATTACTACGCCGACTCTCTTGCCCATATAGTGCCTTTACTGTGA
- the RabGGTb gene encoding geranylgeranyl transferase type-2 subunit beta: MAFNTKDVVLKEDRPRNLLLQKHSDYLASYGLNKDDYEYCMTEYLRMSGIYWSLTAMELMGQSSRMPKEEIIEFISSCQDSESGGISASIGHDPHMLYTLSAVQVLAMYDRLDAIDVEGVVRFVVSLQQDDGSFFGDKWGEVDVRFSFCSVMCLSLLHRLDAIDVNKAVDFVISCMNFDGGFGSKPGSESHAGLIYCCVGTLSICKRMDALRADELAWWLCERQLPSGGLNGRPEKLPDLCYSWWVMSSLTMLNRIHWVDKESLEQFILACQDAETGGFSDRPGDMPDPFHTLFGLTGLSLLGNSSIKAVNPTYCMPQETIDRLKLEPQILHI; this comes from the exons ATGGCGTTTAATACCAAGGATGTTGTTCTTAAAGAAGACAGACCGAGAAACTTGCTGCTACAGAAGCATTCTGATTATTTAGCTAGCTACGGCTTGAATAAGGATGATTATGAGTATTGTATGACTGAATACCTCCGGATGTCGGGAATATATTGGAGTTTGACTGCTATGGAACTCATGGGACAGTCTTCTAG AATGCCCAAGGAAGAGATCATAGAGTTCATAAGTTCATGTCAGGACAGTGAGAGTGGAGGTATTTCAGCTAGCATAGGCCATGATCCTCACATGCTTTACACATTAAGTGCAGTACAG gTATTAGCTATGTATGATAGACTGGATGCTATTGATGTGGAAGGTGTGGTCAGATTTGTGGTATCCTTGCAACAAGATGATGGTAGCTTTTTTG GAGATAAATGGGGTGAAGTAGACGTAAGGTTCTCGTTTTGCAGTGTAATGTGTCTCTCACTACTGCACCGATTGGATGCTATTGATGTGAACAAGGCGGTTGACTTTGTCATCAGTTGTATGAACTTTGACGGAGGATTCGGTTCTAAACCGGGATCTGAAAGTCATGCTG GTTTAATCTACTGTTGTGTGGGTACTCTGTCAATATGTAAGAGAATGGATGCTCTTCGAGCAGACGAACTCGCGTGGTGGTTGTGTGAACGACAGCTGCCAAGTGGCGGGCTCAACGGAAGACCAGAGAAACTGCCCGACTTGTGTTACTCTTG GTGGGTGATGTCATCACTAACAATGCTGAACAGAATTCACTGGGTGGACAAGGAAAGTTTAGAACAATTCATATTAGCTTGTCAGGACGCAGAAACTGGTGGCTTCAGTGACCGTCCTGGCGACATGCCGGACCCATTCCATACGCTATTTGGTCTAACTGGACTCTCATTGCTAGGCAATTCTAGTATAAAGGCTGTGAATCCCACATATTGTATGCCTCAAGAAACAATAGATAGATTGAAGTTGGAACCTCAAATATtgcacatttaa
- the LOC142975008 gene encoding glucose dehydrogenase [FAD, quinone]-like, translating into MSTFYLFQFFLFSACVHIFTLFTYLVYYSDLFATSYLREIEPEYDYIIVGCGTAGSVIAHRLATETNYTFIVLEAGSRSHDLLEAPVLGPFMHGSVFDWQYQTVPQEHACFGMKDKKCKLAQGKIIGGSSKLNNMIHIRGNLSHYSQWFHGKYDEKYIKKQFELIENNVLHLSDIQYQSELSETVLKAAKELGYENIDLDFKLGFMKTIVSQKNGKRWSTSDKLDISKYVISNVMVEKVIFDGNTAKGVIIIMLNKKHTIFARKGVILSAGAINTPKILQLSGIGPKNLLESLGMPVVKNLPVGCNLQDHIGSGLDFVLFNNSISISAMDMINPIHVLQYLLNGKGPWTTPGCEVIGFLSTKNKPEPDILFMVLPVGISSDRGSLLKNNVNIDNEAWSKYFSKTFDKYTGTIMPIILHPKSKGVVFINSTNPNDPPLIDPKYLSHKKDRETLINGLKLVMKFVNTNAIQNIGGFINPIHYPGCEQFEIFTDSYFDCYIKHLTLTSYHPIGTCSMGLPTSKNSVVDTSFRVLGVNRLYVADASVLPTMPSGNINAAVAMMASVFFETSIKNNVPVSCDNNLLYEYLFQVCLSS; encoded by the exons ATGTCTACGTTTTATCTTTTCCAGTTCTTCTTATTTAGTGCTTGTGTTCACATATTTACATTGTTTACGTACCTAGTTTACTACAGTGACTTGTTCGCCACTTCGTATCTTCGTGAAATTGAGCCTGAATATGACTATATTATTG TTGGCTGTGGTACAGCAGGCTCTGTGATTGCCCATAGACTAGCAACAGAGACAAACTATACCTTCATAGTGCTGGAAGCAGGTAGCAGGAGCCATGACCTGCTCGAGGCTCCAGTACTGGGACCCTTCATGCATGGCTCTGTGTTTGACTGGCAGTATCAGACTGTACCTCAGGAACATGCTTGTTTTGGGATGAAAGATAAA AAATGCAAGTTAGCCCAAGGAAAAATAATAGGAGGCTCTTCAAAACTCAACAATATGATACACATAAGAGGTAACTTATCCCACTACAGTCAATGGTTTCATGGCAAATATGATgagaaatatatcaaaaaacaatttgaattaatagaaaataatgttcTACATTTAAGTGATATTCAATACCAAAGTGAACTCTCTGAAACTGTTTTAAAAGCTGCAAAAGAATTAGGCTATGAGAACATAGATTTAGATTTCAAATTAGgttttatgaaaacaattgTAAGTCAGAAAAATGGTAAAAGATGGTCAACTTCAGATAAATTGGATATTTCGAAATATGTGATTTCAAATGTGATGGtagaaaaagttatttttgatgGCAACACTGCTAAGggagtaattattataatgttgaataaaaaacatacGATCTTTGCACGAAAAGGTGTAATTTTATCTGCTGGAGCTATAAATACTCCTAAAATACTACAATTATCTGGTATTGGACCCAAAAATCTACTAGAATCTTTGGGTATGCCAGTCGTAAAAAACTTACCTGTAGGTTGTAACTTACAGGACCATATTGGGTCAGGTTTGGATTTTGTGTTGTTCAATAATTCTATTTCAATAAGTGCTATGGATATGATAAACCCAATTCATGTTCTACAATATCTCTTAAATGGTAAAGGACCCTGGACGACACCTGGTTGTGAAGTTATAGGTTTTCTATCAACGAAAAATAAACCAGAACCGGATATTCTCTTCATGGTGTTGCCAGTTGGAATATCTTCGGATCGCGgtagtttattgaaaaataacgtGAACATAGACAATGAAGCTTGGAGTAAATACTTTTCGAAAACTTTTGACAAATACACGGGTACTATTATGCCCATTATTTTACATCCGAAAAGTAAGGgagtagtttttataaatagtacAAATCCTAATGACCCACCTTTGATTGACCCTAAGTACTTGTCACATAAAAAAGACAGAGAGACGTTAATAAATGGTCTAAAACTAGTCATGAAATTCGTAAATACTAACGCCATACAAAATATAGGAGGTTTTATAAACCCCATACATTACCCTGGCTGTGAACAATTTGAGATTTTCACAGATTCATACTTTGACTGCTACATTAAACATTTGACGTTGACAAGTTACCATCCTATAGGAACATGTTCCATGGGTTTGCCAACCTCTAAAAATAGTGTTGTAGATACGTCGTTTAGAGTTTTAGGAGTAAATAGGTTGTATGTCGCGGATGCTTCAGTGTTGCCAACTATGCCTAGCGGAAATATAAATGCTGCTGTAGCTATGATGGCTAGTGTGTTCTTTGAAactagtataaaaaataatgttccaGTTAgttgtgataataatttattgtatgaatatctgTTTCAAGTATGTTTAAGTAGTTGa
- the LOC142974734 gene encoding uncharacterized protein LOC142974734, protein MHITSGLSPASGEMLDTTLNFYGDAGEQCGTTYFAVDHTVPESSHTVEIEYVYEQPETYTISQEDIEIDGVFKETTVAAEKDDYSKKIRSKHKPSKMVVDEDPDTDLTNLTWLQNITNIMSVPQFPIPPMSPNPQVKTQPQNTRLQKFNQTIAKCQKDFMENKHEYETDSEKKPPYSYSTLICMAMRYNNDKMTLSAIYSWIRDNFKYYRNADPTWQNSIRHNLSLNKVFVKVARSKHEPGKGGFWKLDLAHLEGTKRISNRPHKKKRGQQKEKPTEEKIAVANIPQVNITEEIGHEINQTVTLHLPDFNLGSIQPLPTMELESNIGANVIVEPAMPPPLIPEDDLSSLLLNPTDWDDLQLDMLDNYLDTCFK, encoded by the exons ATGCATATAACGTCAGGCCTGTCTCCGGCGTCCGGCGAGATGCTGGACACCACGCTCAACTTCTACGGGGACGCCGGGGAACAATGTGGCACCACGTACTTCGCCGTGGACCACACTGTCCCGGAGTCGTCGCACACCGTCGAGATCGAGTACGTGTACGAGCAGCCAGAGACGTACACCATCAGCCAGGAGGACATAGAAATAGATGGAGTGTTCAAAGAAACGACGGTGGCTGCTGAAAAGGATGATTATTCAAAGAAGATTCGGAGCAAACACAAGCCGAGCAAGATGGTGGTCGACGAGGATCCGGACACGGATTTGACGAACTTGACGTGGTTGCAGAATATAACTAATATAATGTCAGTGCCGCAGTTCCCGATACCGCCGATGTCGCCCAACCCGCAGGTGAAGACGCAGCCGCAGAACACGAGGCTGCAGAAGTTCAACCAGACGATAGCCAAGTGTCAGAAGGATTTTATGGAGAACAAGCACGAGTATGAAACGGACAGTGAGAAGAAACCTCCTTACTCGTACAGCACGTTGATCTGTATGGCGATGAGATACAACAACGACAAGATGACTCTGTCTGCGATATACTCGTGGATCAGGGACAACTTCAAGTACTACAGGAACGCAGACCCCACCTGGCAG AATTCAATTCGACACAACCTATCACTAAACAAAGTGTTCGTGAAAGTGGCTAGGTCTAAACACGAGCCGGGGAAAGGTGGCTTTTGGAAATTAGACCTGGCGCACTTAGAAGGAACTAAACGAATCTCGAACCGGCCACATAAGAAGAAAAGAGGCCAGCAAAAAGAAAAACCAACAGAGGAGAAAATTGCTGTAGCAAATATACCGCAGGTCAACATTACAGAAGAAATTGGGCATGAAATAAATCAGACTGTGACATTGCACTTGCCTGATTTTAATCTGGGTAGTATTCAGCCGCTACCTACTATGGAGTTAGAGAGTAATATTGGGGCTAATGTGATCGTGGAGCCAGCTATGCCCCCTCCATTGATTCCTGAAGATGACTTGTCGTCTTTGCTCCTCAACCCGACGGATTGGGACGACCTACAACTGGACATGTTGGATAACTACCTAGATACATGTTTCAAGTAA